From Halostella salina, one genomic window encodes:
- the hemA gene encoding glutamyl-tRNA reductase: MPSDGVIAGVSVSHEHADVDTLAAASGPDQRTVVSTLSRAEGVSEAFALQTCNRVEAYVVADDPAAGRAALDEFVAAVPDDAAVELDHEGSLRHLLRVAAGLESLVLGEDQILGQIRTAYEEARGAGGIGPMLEDAVTKAIHVGERVRTETTINEGAVSLGTAAARLADAETDLSTATVLVVGAGEMGTLSARALAAHGAAEILVANRTVPHAEHVAKEVDADARAIALPGVTAAADRADVVVTATASDDRVLDAADLADAGETVVVDLAQPRDVSPAADDIDAVAVYDLDALESVTDETRQQRRAAADRAETMIDEEFDRLLDQYKRKRADEVIAAMYESAERVKAREVSTAVSQLEAEGDLTEEQREIVESLADSLVGQLLAAPTKSLREAAADDDWTTIHTALQLFDPEFGGEADGPPAADAMPDEFPDDLPADAPVGSFDDD; this comes from the coding sequence ATGCCGAGCGACGGCGTTATCGCGGGCGTGAGCGTCTCCCACGAGCACGCCGACGTGGACACGCTCGCCGCCGCCAGCGGCCCGGACCAGCGGACGGTCGTCTCGACCCTCTCCCGGGCCGAGGGCGTCTCGGAGGCGTTCGCCCTCCAGACGTGCAACCGCGTCGAGGCGTACGTCGTGGCGGACGACCCGGCGGCGGGCCGCGCCGCGCTGGACGAGTTCGTCGCGGCCGTCCCCGACGACGCCGCGGTCGAACTCGACCACGAGGGGAGTCTGCGCCACCTCCTCCGTGTCGCCGCCGGGCTCGAATCGCTCGTCCTCGGCGAGGACCAGATCCTCGGCCAGATCCGCACCGCATACGAGGAGGCTCGCGGCGCGGGCGGCATCGGGCCGATGCTGGAGGACGCCGTGACCAAGGCGATCCACGTCGGCGAGCGCGTCCGGACGGAGACGACGATCAACGAGGGCGCGGTGTCGCTCGGCACCGCCGCGGCCAGACTCGCCGACGCCGAAACCGACCTCTCGACGGCGACGGTGCTCGTCGTCGGCGCGGGCGAGATGGGCACGCTCTCGGCTCGCGCGCTCGCGGCCCACGGCGCAGCGGAGATCCTCGTCGCCAACCGGACCGTCCCGCACGCCGAACACGTCGCCAAGGAGGTCGACGCGGACGCGAGGGCGATCGCGCTGCCGGGCGTCACGGCGGCGGCCGACCGCGCCGATGTGGTCGTCACCGCGACGGCGAGCGACGACCGCGTGCTCGACGCCGCCGACCTCGCCGACGCCGGCGAGACCGTCGTCGTCGACCTCGCACAGCCCCGGGACGTGTCGCCGGCGGCGGACGACATCGACGCGGTCGCGGTGTACGACCTCGACGCGCTGGAGTCGGTGACCGACGAGACCCGACAGCAACGCCGGGCGGCCGCCGACCGCGCCGAGACGATGATAGACGAGGAGTTCGACCGCCTGCTGGACCAGTACAAGCGCAAGCGGGCCGACGAGGTCATCGCCGCCATGTACGAGAGCGCCGAGCGCGTCAAGGCCCGCGAGGTGTCGACCGCGGTGTCCCAGCTGGAGGCCGAGGGCGACCTCACCGAGGAGCAACGCGAGATAGTCGAGTCGCTGGCCGACTCGCTCGTCGGGCAGTTGCTCGCCGCGCCGACCAAGAGCCTCCGGGAGGCCGCCGCCGACGACGACTGGACGACGATCCACACCGCGCTACAGCTGTTCGACCCCGAGTTCGGCGGGGAGGCGGACGGGCCGCCCGCCGCCGACGCGATGCCGGACGAGTTCCCGGACGACCTCCCGGCGGACGCCCCGGTCGGCTCGTTCGACGACGACTGA
- a CDS encoding precorrin-2 dehydrogenase/sirohydrochlorin ferrochelatase family protein encodes MIPLLHDFTGATVLVFGGGPVAARKARKFAREARVVVVSPGFAERDFGGAERVRAAPSPDDVDGWVERFDPALVVAATDDETVNAAAADAARAAGALVNRTDRHGDREVGSVVVPATVRDDPVVAAVATGGTAPALSKHLRERIEGEIDGAGELADLVGDLREELQAADVPPAERRDAVRTVVRSSAVWKGLRRGDTNLQQVVRDVISFEDDSPGDPS; translated from the coding sequence ATGATCCCGCTACTTCACGACTTCACCGGCGCGACCGTGCTCGTGTTCGGCGGCGGCCCCGTCGCCGCGCGGAAGGCGCGCAAGTTCGCCCGCGAGGCCCGTGTCGTCGTCGTGAGCCCCGGCTTCGCCGAGCGCGACTTCGGCGGAGCCGAGCGGGTGCGGGCTGCCCCCTCGCCCGACGACGTGGACGGCTGGGTCGAGCGCTTCGACCCGGCGCTGGTCGTCGCCGCGACCGACGACGAGACGGTGAACGCGGCGGCCGCCGACGCCGCCCGGGCGGCCGGCGCGCTGGTCAACCGGACCGACCGGCACGGCGACCGCGAGGTCGGCAGCGTGGTCGTCCCCGCGACCGTCCGTGATGACCCGGTCGTCGCCGCCGTCGCGACGGGCGGGACCGCACCGGCCCTGAGCAAGCACCTCCGCGAGCGGATCGAGGGCGAGATAGACGGGGCCGGCGAACTGGCCGACCTGGTCGGCGACCTCCGCGAGGAGTTACAGGCAGCGGACGTGCCACCGGCGGAACGGCGGGACGCCGTCCGGACCGTCGTCCGCTCGTCGGCCGTTTGGAAGGGTTTACGTAGGGGGGACACCAACCTCCAGCAAGTGGTCCGTGACGTGATCAGTTTCGAGGACGATAGCCCGGGTGATCCGTCGTGA
- the ahbB gene encoding siroheme decarboxylase subunit beta, with translation MSRTDADLDERDRAVVNAFQGGFPVVCDPFEPAAAALRERGVDVDGDELLARVRDLDERGVLTRFGPLINAAEIGGTATLVAMHAPEDRFDEVAETVNAHREVAHNYEREHPHLNMWFVVSVADKAHVEEVLSEIEAETGQETYNLPKQREFRVEAKFYVDGPIPDGDVDLSHLGPDVTPTDAATLTPAERDLVVEIQDGLPVTATPYRDVADAVGADVEWVLETIKRFDAEGKIRRVGVIPTHYALGYTENGMTVWDVPDDVVDEVGPEIASLPFVTHCYRRPRHEGVWPYNFFAMTHGRSEEESDRRVEQVRERMAEFWDVGDEDWDTLFSTRILKKTGIRIDERATANTAE, from the coding sequence ATGAGCAGGACGGACGCCGATCTGGACGAGCGGGACCGCGCCGTCGTCAACGCCTTTCAGGGCGGCTTTCCGGTCGTCTGCGACCCGTTCGAGCCGGCGGCCGCGGCGCTCCGCGAGCGGGGCGTCGACGTGGACGGCGACGAACTGCTGGCGCGGGTCCGCGACCTCGACGAGCGGGGCGTGCTGACCCGGTTCGGGCCGCTGATAAACGCGGCAGAGATCGGCGGGACGGCAACCCTCGTCGCCATGCACGCGCCCGAGGACCGCTTCGACGAGGTCGCCGAGACGGTCAACGCCCACCGCGAGGTGGCCCACAACTACGAGCGCGAGCATCCTCACCTCAACATGTGGTTCGTCGTGAGCGTTGCGGACAAGGCTCACGTCGAGGAGGTGCTGTCCGAGATCGAGGCCGAAACGGGACAGGAGACGTACAACCTCCCAAAACAGCGAGAGTTCCGCGTCGAGGCGAAGTTCTACGTCGACGGGCCGATCCCCGACGGCGACGTGGACCTGTCTCACCTCGGGCCGGACGTGACGCCGACCGACGCGGCGACGCTGACGCCCGCCGAGCGCGACCTGGTCGTCGAGATCCAGGACGGCCTCCCGGTCACCGCGACGCCGTACCGCGACGTTGCCGACGCGGTCGGCGCGGACGTCGAGTGGGTGCTGGAGACGATCAAGCGGTTCGACGCCGAGGGGAAGATCCGGCGGGTCGGCGTCATCCCGACGCACTACGCGCTCGGGTACACGGAAAACGGGATGACGGTGTGGGACGTGCCCGACGACGTGGTCGACGAGGTCGGCCCCGAGATCGCGTCGCTTCCCTTCGTCACGCACTGCTACCGTCGGCCGCGCCACGAGGGCGTGTGGCCGTACAACTTCTTCGCCATGACCCACGGCCGGAGCGAGGAAGAGAGCGACCGACGGGTCGAGCAGGTGCGCGAGCGGATGGCCGAGTTCTGGGACGTGGGCGACGAGGACTGGGACACGCTGTTCTCGACGCGCATCCTGAAGAAGACGGGCATCCGCATCGACGAGCGCGCGACCGCGAACACGGCCGAATGA
- a CDS encoding DUF5778 family protein produces the protein MAEALDDDLYRRTKQLLEPGEIELNGAVVHTGIESQDDIAMTQATIDVGEIIAGHATDAETYVYSGSDDPEFASNQHQGRTLDGDEFVWECQQLLREGTYDVVFYYEASADQEAILADIREQGFDVTGVRGD, from the coding sequence ATGGCCGAAGCTCTGGACGACGACCTGTACCGGCGGACGAAACAGCTCCTCGAACCCGGCGAGATCGAACTGAACGGCGCGGTCGTCCACACCGGGATCGAGTCGCAGGACGACATCGCGATGACACAGGCGACGATCGACGTGGGCGAGATCATCGCCGGGCACGCGACCGACGCCGAGACGTACGTCTACTCCGGCTCCGACGACCCCGAGTTCGCGTCGAACCAGCATCAGGGGCGGACGCTGGACGGCGACGAGTTCGTCTGGGAGTGCCAGCAGCTCCTGCGCGAGGGGACGTACGACGTGGTGTTCTACTACGAGGCCAGCGCCGACCAGGAGGCCATTCTGGCGGACATCCGCGAGCAGGGGTTCGACGTGACGGGCGTTCGCGGCGACTAG
- a CDS encoding cold-shock protein, with translation MAKGTVDFFNDTGGYGFIDSEDSEEDVFFHMEDVGGPDLEEGQEVEFDIEQADKGPRATNLERL, from the coding sequence ATGGCGAAAGGTACGGTCGACTTCTTCAACGACACGGGCGGTTACGGTTTCATTGACAGCGAGGACTCCGAGGAAGACGTGTTCTTCCACATGGAGGACGTCGGCGGTCCTGACCTGGAGGAAGGTCAGGAAGTCGAGTTCGACATCGAGCAGGCCGACAAGGGCCCGCGCGCGACGAACCTCGAGCGTCTGTAA
- the uppS gene encoding polyprenyl diphosphate synthase yields the protein MLSRLRERADAAYERLLEREVSGTPSHVAVIQDGNRRYAEKQGADTDDGYRAGAQTTERVLDWCSDLGIDELTLYAFSTENFNRPPEQQETLFDLLEEKLYEFADADRVHEEEVCIRALGDVDRLPERVREAVAYTEDRTREYDEFVLNIALAYGGREELLSAARSVAADVDAGDLDPNDVDVETVEERLYGRPVRDVDLIIRTGGDERTSNFLPWHANGNEAAVFFCAPYWPEFSRVDFLRGIRTYEHRERSWRRTRARRGLALLRALGGVELDEARSVVRRFRDSLPSGERSTVDEVADEVAAEDEELRAAD from the coding sequence ATGCTGTCTCGCCTCCGCGAGCGCGCCGACGCCGCCTACGAGCGGCTGCTGGAACGCGAGGTGTCCGGTACGCCCTCCCACGTCGCCGTCATTCAGGACGGCAACCGCCGATACGCGGAAAAGCAAGGTGCGGACACGGACGACGGCTACCGCGCCGGCGCACAGACGACCGAACGGGTTCTCGACTGGTGTTCGGATCTCGGCATCGACGAACTCACGCTGTACGCCTTCTCGACGGAGAACTTCAACCGGCCGCCGGAGCAGCAGGAGACGCTGTTCGACCTGCTGGAGGAGAAGCTGTACGAGTTCGCCGACGCCGACCGCGTCCACGAGGAGGAGGTGTGCATCCGCGCGCTCGGCGACGTGGACCGCCTGCCCGAGCGCGTGCGCGAGGCGGTCGCGTACACGGAGGACCGGACGCGGGAGTACGACGAGTTCGTGCTGAACATCGCGCTGGCCTACGGCGGCCGCGAGGAGCTGCTGTCGGCGGCCCGGAGCGTGGCGGCCGACGTCGACGCCGGCGACCTCGACCCGAACGACGTGGACGTCGAGACCGTCGAGGAGCGCCTGTACGGCCGTCCTGTCCGCGACGTGGACCTCATCATCCGGACCGGCGGCGACGAGCGGACGAGCAACTTCCTCCCGTGGCACGCCAACGGCAACGAGGCCGCCGTGTTCTTCTGTGCGCCCTACTGGCCGGAGTTCTCCCGCGTCGATTTCCTCCGGGGCATCCGGACGTACGAACACCGCGAGCGCTCGTGGCGGCGCACGCGTGCGCGACGCGGTCTCGCGCTCCTGCGAGCGCTGGGTGGCGTCGAACTCGACGAGGCGCGCAGCGTCGTCCGGCGGTTCCGCGACTCGCTCCCGAGCGGCGAGCGCTCGACCGTCGACGAAGTTGCCGACGAGGTCGCGGCCGAGGACGAGGAACTGCGGGCGGCGGACTGA
- a CDS encoding undecaprenyl diphosphate synthase family protein — MGLYDRYLAARLRLADYQRPDHVAVVITERDLLEQGAYDTLEDAFSWAFEYGAERVTVPVSVLDEAAVPTLKRQFDDIDAPHPVDVRGPDDDEPADAPIQVSIGLGGKHEFTHAVRGLAEEVEDGDLDPDDIEAEDIEDRLVFPEEPDLVIKTGAERLSDFMIWQSVYSELYFTDVNWRDFRKRDYLRALREFGERNRRFGR; from the coding sequence GTGGGACTGTACGACCGCTATCTCGCCGCCCGCCTCCGGCTTGCCGACTATCAGCGCCCCGACCACGTCGCGGTCGTCATCACGGAGCGCGACCTGCTGGAACAGGGCGCGTACGACACGCTGGAGGACGCGTTCTCGTGGGCGTTCGAGTACGGGGCCGAGCGCGTCACCGTCCCCGTCAGCGTCCTCGACGAGGCCGCCGTCCCGACGCTGAAGCGGCAGTTCGACGACATCGACGCCCCGCATCCGGTCGACGTTCGCGGCCCGGACGACGACGAGCCCGCCGACGCGCCGATTCAGGTGAGCATCGGCCTCGGCGGGAAACACGAGTTCACGCACGCGGTGCGGGGGCTCGCCGAGGAGGTCGAGGACGGCGACCTGGACCCCGACGACATCGAGGCCGAGGATATCGAGGACCGACTCGTCTTCCCGGAGGAGCCGGACCTCGTGATCAAGACCGGGGCCGAGCGGCTCTCGGATTTCATGATCTGGCAGTCCGTCTACTCGGAGCTGTACTTCACCGACGTGAACTGGCGGGACTTCCGGAAGCGGGACTACCTGCGCGCGCTCCGGGAGTTCGGCGAGCGGAACAGGCGGTTCGGCCGATAG
- a CDS encoding DUF92 domain-containing protein, translating into MTSTVRRAAGFAAVGSIALAAPLLGAAAALPFAAVAALAAVVDDGPVFDLFARPGDREEGRLNGLIGFSLAATGLGLLSAVTAIPALAFVGAVLCLCYGNLVAQLFGGRWPGPFADAVGFVGGGTLGCGVGIAAAAALGGTASPSPPTAVFLATSAALLGALLRAVFFERDDPLVLLSVGFLLWFLWALTEPVTATEVGVALAVTVAVGYASYALDTASVSGMLSGVFLGLLTVVLGGIGWFAVIIAFFGIGGLSTKFRYEEKEQRGVAEENEGARGSANVFSNAAVALAAVLGYAAAPFELAVAGGVRVEALPFVYAFAGSVSTAMSDTLSSEIGGVFDRPRLITTLEPVDPGTDGGVTWQGEVAGFAGASVIALIAVGLLDTVGTAGGGVVLVAGVAGMTVDSLLGATVEGGRLGNQSVNFLATLSGAVVGAGLAVVAGVPAVA; encoded by the coding sequence GTGACATCGACAGTGCGGCGAGCGGCCGGGTTCGCTGCCGTCGGGAGCATCGCGCTGGCCGCACCGCTGCTCGGGGCGGCGGCCGCGCTCCCCTTCGCCGCCGTCGCCGCACTCGCCGCCGTCGTCGACGACGGCCCCGTGTTCGACCTGTTCGCCCGGCCGGGCGACCGGGAGGAGGGCCGGCTCAACGGGCTGATCGGCTTCTCGCTCGCCGCCACCGGGCTCGGCCTCCTCTCGGCGGTCACGGCGATCCCCGCCCTGGCCTTCGTCGGGGCCGTCCTCTGCCTGTGCTACGGCAACCTCGTCGCCCAACTGTTCGGGGGCCGCTGGCCCGGCCCGTTCGCCGACGCGGTCGGCTTCGTCGGCGGCGGGACCCTCGGCTGTGGTGTCGGGATCGCCGCCGCCGCGGCGCTGGGCGGGACCGCGTCGCCGTCGCCGCCCACCGCCGTGTTTCTGGCGACCAGCGCCGCGCTGCTGGGCGCGCTGCTCCGGGCCGTCTTCTTCGAGCGTGACGACCCCCTCGTGTTGCTCTCGGTCGGCTTCCTCCTGTGGTTCCTGTGGGCGCTGACCGAACCGGTCACCGCGACGGAGGTCGGCGTCGCCCTCGCGGTGACGGTTGCGGTCGGCTACGCCTCCTACGCGCTCGACACCGCCTCCGTCTCGGGGATGCTCTCGGGCGTGTTCCTCGGCCTGCTGACGGTCGTCCTCGGCGGGATCGGCTGGTTCGCCGTCATCATCGCCTTCTTCGGTATCGGCGGCCTCTCGACGAAGTTCCGGTACGAGGAGAAGGAGCAACGCGGCGTCGCCGAGGAGAACGAGGGGGCCCGCGGCAGCGCCAACGTGTTCAGCAATGCCGCCGTGGCGCTGGCGGCCGTCCTCGGCTACGCCGCCGCCCCCTTCGAACTCGCCGTCGCCGGGGGCGTTCGCGTCGAGGCGCTCCCGTTCGTGTACGCGTTCGCGGGGTCGGTGTCGACGGCGATGAGCGACACCCTCTCCAGCGAGATCGGCGGCGTGTTCGACCGCCCGCGACTGATAACGACCCTCGAACCGGTCGATCCGGGGACCGACGGCGGCGTCACCTGGCAGGGCGAGGTGGCCGGCTTTGCCGGCGCGTCGGTGATCGCGCTCATCGCCGTCGGGCTGCTCGACACGGTCGGGACGGCCGGCGGCGGCGTCGTCCTCGTGGCGGGCGTCGCCGGGATGACCGTCGACAGCCTGCTCGGGGCGACGGTAGAGGGCGGCCGCCTCGGCAACCAGAGCGTCAACTTCCTCGCGACCCTCTCGGGGGCGGTCGTCGGGGCGGGGCTGGCGGTCGTCGCGGGTGTTCCCGCGGTCGCGTGA
- a CDS encoding GNAT family N-acetyltransferase, protein MIRAATAADLPVLGVLQSLLPESSPKLLAASIDGPGVVLVSVPDAPAADPGATGTPVGYLLATTGPDPAHLAELVVAPAYRREGRGRRLLAAALPRLRDAGATAVEIAVEPDNDAARTLYAEFGFEERERVDGYYENGGTAVLLRRSL, encoded by the coding sequence GTGATCCGAGCCGCGACGGCCGCAGACCTGCCCGTCCTCGGCGTGCTTCAGTCGCTGCTCCCCGAATCGTCGCCGAAGTTGCTCGCGGCGAGTATCGACGGTCCCGGCGTCGTCCTCGTCTCCGTCCCGGACGCCCCCGCAGCCGATCCGGGCGCGACCGGAACGCCGGTCGGCTACCTCCTCGCGACGACCGGCCCGGACCCGGCCCACCTCGCCGAACTCGTCGTCGCCCCCGCATACCGTCGGGAGGGGCGGGGCCGGCGGCTCCTCGCGGCCGCGCTCCCGCGGCTCCGCGACGCGGGCGCGACCGCGGTCGAGATCGCCGTCGAACCGGACAATGACGCGGCACGGACGCTGTACGCCGAGTTCGGGTTCGAGGAACGCGAGCGGGTCGACGGATACTACGAGAACGGCGGGACGGCGGTGCTGCTCCGACGGTCGCTGTAA
- the dnaG gene encoding DNA primase DnaG: MEDTSKYLIHAEISADGVVERSDVVGAIYGQTEGLLGDDLDLRGLQQSSKVGRIEVEIASEGGRSTGTATIATSLDRVETATLAASLETLTRIGPCEATLEITDIEDVRAAKRRWVVERAQELLQESFDEGVMTSEEILDEVRESVRVADITEYEGQPAGPHVADSDAVVVVEGRSDVLTLLRYGIKNAVAVDGTDVPDAVGDLTAERTVTAFLDGDRGGHLILRELAQVGEVDYVAFAPEGKSVEDLSREEAFAALREKTPYASVANRADPGDAGEPVATDGSQSPSPPTADVSDGPQSPETPDSPAGAGDGGDAAEPLRRGAADETGSDAGTAATTDDPTASGDADALPETLRDHVADVIDGERGIVRLLDGDAEPIAEAPADAARDAVADAENVPETVVLDGVVSQRLADVAADRGVGTVVGRELGDFTKRPTGVRVHAAADIAL, from the coding sequence ATGGAAGATACATCGAAATATCTCATTCACGCGGAGATCAGCGCCGACGGGGTGGTAGAGCGGAGTGACGTCGTCGGTGCGATCTACGGTCAGACGGAGGGCCTCCTCGGCGACGACCTCGACCTCAGAGGGTTACAGCAGTCCTCGAAGGTCGGTCGCATCGAGGTGGAGATAGCGAGCGAGGGCGGCCGGTCGACCGGCACGGCCACCATCGCGACGAGCCTCGACAGGGTCGAGACCGCCACGCTCGCGGCCTCGCTGGAGACGCTCACCCGCATCGGCCCGTGCGAGGCGACCCTGGAGATCACCGACATCGAGGACGTGCGCGCGGCCAAGCGCCGGTGGGTCGTGGAGCGAGCCCAGGAACTCCTCCAGGAGTCGTTCGACGAGGGCGTGATGACCAGCGAGGAGATACTCGACGAGGTCAGGGAGAGCGTTCGCGTCGCCGACATCACCGAGTACGAGGGCCAGCCGGCCGGTCCCCACGTCGCCGACAGCGACGCCGTCGTCGTCGTCGAGGGGCGGTCGGACGTGCTGACGCTGCTGCGGTACGGCATCAAGAACGCCGTCGCGGTCGACGGCACCGACGTGCCCGACGCCGTCGGCGACCTCACGGCCGAGCGGACGGTCACCGCCTTCCTCGACGGCGACCGCGGCGGCCACCTCATCCTGCGCGAACTGGCGCAGGTGGGCGAGGTCGACTACGTCGCCTTCGCCCCCGAGGGGAAGTCCGTCGAGGACCTCTCCCGGGAGGAGGCCTTCGCCGCCCTCCGCGAGAAGACGCCGTACGCCTCGGTCGCGAACCGCGCGGACCCCGGCGACGCCGGCGAACCCGTCGCCACCGACGGAAGCCAGTCGCCCTCCCCGCCGACCGCGGACGTGTCCGACGGCCCGCAGTCCCCCGAAACCCCCGACTCGCCGGCGGGGGCGGGCGACGGCGGCGACGCCGCGGAGCCGCTTCGCCGCGGCGCGGCCGACGAGACCGGAAGCGATGCAGGGACCGCCGCGACGACCGACGACCCGACCGCATCGGGCGACGCCGACGCGCTCCCCGAAACGCTCCGCGACCACGTCGCCGACGTGATCGACGGCGAGCGGGGCATCGTCCGGTTACTGGACGGCGACGCCGAACCGATCGCGGAGGCTCCCGCCGACGCGGCCCGCGACGCGGTCGCCGACGCCGAGAACGTCCCCGAGACCGTCGTCCTCGACGGCGTCGTCAGCCAGCGCCTCGCCGACGTGGCGGCCGACCGCGGCGTCGGGACGGTCGTCGGCCGCGAACTCGGCGACTTCACGAAGCGCCCCACCGGCGTTCGGGTCCACGCAGCCGCCGACATCGCGCTGTAG
- a CDS encoding sugar phosphate isomerase/epimerase family protein: MRTAIQLYTLRHVEASTPELLARVGNTALDGVEFAGAPGDDAPAALDDAGLSAAAAHVGIEELEEDVQSVAAACDAAGCNTVVVPYVDPSGFESAAAVEETAHRLTAVGDALADRGLRLAYHNHDHEFTDLGDRTAFDLLVETLGDAVAIELDLGWALAAGADPVALLSRIESVPLVHLKDVDADSRTPVELGEGDLDVGACVEAARDAGVEWLVYEHDDPADPLSSLAHGAAALDERQ, translated from the coding sequence ATGCGAACTGCCATTCAGCTGTACACGCTTCGCCACGTCGAGGCGTCGACGCCGGAACTGCTCGCCCGGGTCGGCAACACGGCGCTCGACGGCGTCGAGTTCGCCGGCGCGCCGGGCGACGACGCACCGGCGGCGCTCGACGACGCCGGGCTGTCGGCGGCCGCCGCACACGTCGGGATCGAGGAACTGGAGGAGGACGTACAGTCCGTCGCCGCGGCCTGCGACGCCGCGGGCTGCAACACGGTCGTCGTCCCGTACGTCGACCCGTCGGGCTTCGAGTCCGCGGCGGCCGTCGAGGAGACGGCGCACCGGCTCACCGCCGTCGGCGACGCGCTGGCGGACCGGGGACTTCGGCTCGCCTACCACAACCACGACCACGAGTTCACTGACCTCGGCGACAGGACGGCGTTCGACCTGCTGGTCGAGACGCTCGGCGACGCCGTCGCGATAGAACTCGACCTCGGCTGGGCGCTGGCCGCCGGCGCGGATCCGGTCGCCCTGCTCTCCCGGATCGAGAGCGTGCCGCTGGTCCACCTGAAGGACGTGGATGCGGACTCGCGGACGCCGGTGGAACTGGGCGAGGGCGACCTCGACGTCGGGGCCTGCGTCGAGGCGGCCCGCGACGCCGGCGTCGAGTGGCTGGTGTACGAACACGACGACCCGGCCGACCCGCTGTCGTCGCTGGCACACGGGGCCGCGGCGCTCGACGAACGCCAGTAG